A genomic window from Salvia miltiorrhiza cultivar Shanhuang (shh) chromosome 5, IMPLAD_Smil_shh, whole genome shotgun sequence includes:
- the LOC130986048 gene encoding pre-rRNA-processing protein esf1-like, whose amino-acid sequence MSSSTRRILGLEQRRKQQKMKKKEPKMIKDERFASAQSDPRFMEAPKRHSKVTIDSRFQRIFTDRSFVSSRAPVDKRGRPKTNNASSSSLAHYYRLQEENDPEIDAAQVDQIGNPAESKSGFENLRTLEKDDNDDDDDDDDGQSVDESSSTTSTTDSDDDNYMDSGEEDTLMLQENNVPEIDSETRRLAVVNLDWSQVRAVDLYVLLTSFLPKGGQILSVSVYPSEFGLKRMEEEAVRGPVGLFDDEDKHDDVDDDDDEIDQSKLRAYELSRLRYYYAVVECDSVATADYLYKTCDGVEFERSANKLDLRFVPDSMDFKHQPRDVATEVPADYEGLDFQTRALQHSNIHLTWDEDEPQRAKTLKRKLNDGQIAELELKEYLASDESESDEDNNEDDVEDKSEKKRDKYRALIQTRDGFDEDEEDDNGHDMEVTFSSGLEEISKRISEKKNKKSETVWEAYLRKRKEKKNASKKGPKYASDDESSDTDEEAAEEAADDFFVEDTTPAEENKGSGVTRKRVNKSEEASIAELELLTADDTNLKGYNIKPKKRKGNKGNDEGKIPTVDYQDPRFSALFTSPLYAPDPTDPQYKRSAAYHRQKQNKSTRTRD is encoded by the exons ATGTCCTCCTCCACCCGGCGGATTTTGGGTTTGGAGCAGAGAAGGAAGCaacagaagatgaagaaaaaggAACCAAAAATGATTAAGGACGAGCGATTTGCTTCAGCGCAGTCAGACCCTCGCTTCATGGAAGCTCCGAAGAGGCATTCCAAAGTCACAATTGACTCTCGCTTCCAACGCATATTCACCGACCGCAGCTTCGTCTCCTCTCGTGCTCCCGTAGACAAGCGAGGCAGACCAAAAACTAACAACGCCTCCTCTTCATCTCTCGCTCATTACTACCGTCTCCAAGAAGAAAATGACCCAGAAATAGATGCTGCCCAAGTCGACCAAATTGGTAATCCAGCTGAAAGTAAAAGTGGATTTGAAAATTTGAGGACCCTTGAGAAGGATGAcaacgatgatgatgatgatgatgatgatgggcAGAGTGTGGACGAGTCTTCATCCACCACCAGTACTACTGACTCAGATGATGATAATTATATGGATTCAGGGGAAGAAGATACCCTTATGCTGCAG GAGAATAATGTACCCGAAATCGACAGTGAAACACGAAGGCTAGCTGTTGTCAATCTCGACTGGAGTCAAGTCAGG GCTGTTGATTTGTATGTCTTGTTAACTTCATTTCTTCCTAAAGGGGGTCAAATTTTGTCTGTATCTGTATATCCATCCGAGTTTGGACTCAAGCGCATGGAAGAGGAGGCAGTCCGCGGACCTGTTGGATTATTTGATGATGAGGATAAgcatgatgatgttgatgatgatgatgatgagattgACCAAAGTAAGCTACGTGCTTATGAGTTAAGTAGGCTAAG GTATTATTATGCTGTTGTAGAATGTGATTCAGTTGCAACGGCAGATTATCTTTATAAAACTTGTGATGGAGTAGAGTTTGAAAGATCAGCTAATAAGTTGGACTTGAGATTTGTCCCAGATTCAATGGATTTTAAGCATCAGCCACGTGATGTTGCAACTGAg GTACCGGCAGATTATGAAGGTTTAGATTTTCAAACTCGAGCGCTGCAACATAGCAACATTCATCTCACATGGGATGAAGATGAACCACAACGAGCAAAGACCTTGAAGAGAAAACTTAATGATGGACAG ATAGCTGAGTTGGAACTAAAAGAGTATTTAGCATCTGATGAGAGTGAATCAGATGAGGATAACAATGAAGATGACGTTGAAGACAAGTCTGAAAAGAAGCGAGATAAGTACCGTGCCCTAATCCAGACAAGGGATGGCTTtgatgaggatgaagaagatgatAATGGGCATGACATGGAGGTTACTTTTAGTTCTGGATTAGAAGAAATAAGCAAACGCATTTCAGAAAAGAAGAATAAGAAATCAGAAACTGTTTGGGAGGCGTACCTCagaaagagaaaagagaaaaagaatgCTTCGAAGAAAGGGCCAAAATATGCTTCAGATGATGAGAGTAGTGACACTGATGAAGAAGCTGCAGAAGAAGCAGCAGATGACTTTTTTGTTGAAGATACTACTCCAGCTGAGGAAAATAAGGGCAGTGGTGTGACAAGGAAGAGGGTGAATAAAAGCGAAGAAGCGAGCATAGCAGAACTGGAGTTGTTAACTGCTGATGATACCAATTTAAAGGGCTACAACATCAAACCTAAGAAGCGCAAAGGGAATAAAGGGAATGATGAGGGAAAGATACCAACAGTCGATTATCAAGATCCGCGCTTTTCAGCTTTGTTTACCTCCCCACTCTATGCTCCGGACCCAACTGATCCTCAATATAAAAG GAGTGCAGCTTATCATCGACAGAAGCAGAACAAGTCTACTCGGACAAGGGACTAA